Proteins encoded within one genomic window of Platichthys flesus chromosome 13, fPlaFle2.1, whole genome shotgun sequence:
- the LOC133966860 gene encoding mitochondrial chaperone BCS1 has product MPLSDFLDGLKDNPYFGAGFGLVGVGTALAVARKGAQVGMIFFRRNYMITLEVPSRDKSYHWLLSWITKHARHTQHLSVQTSYLAHESGRVHTQFDFHPSPGNHIIWYGRKWIRVERTREKQMVDLNTGTPWESVTFTALGRDRQIFFNILQEARELALKQEEGRTVMYTAMGAEWRPFGFPRRRRPLSSVVLEAGVAEKLVDDVKDFIGSPKWYTDRGIPYRRGYLLYGPPGCGKSSFITALAGELGYSICLMSLSDRTLSDDRLNHLLSVAPQQSIILLEDVDAAFVSRDLMPAENPLAFQGMGRLTFSGLLNSLDGVASSEARIVFMTTNFIDRLDAALIRPGRVDLKQYIGHCTHFQLTQMFRRFYPLEPASEAERFAERALAAHSEISAAQVQGHFLMHKADAAGSIDNVGQIKG; this is encoded by the exons ATGCCCCTGTCCGACTTCCTGGACGGCCTGAAGGACAACCCCTACTTCGGGGCCGGCTTTGGTCTGGTCGGGGTGGGCACAGCACTGGCAGTGGCCAGGAAGGGGGCCCAGGTGGGGATGATCTTCTTCCGCAGGAACTACATGATCACCCTGGAGGTCCCCAGCCGGGACAAGAGCTACCACTGGCTGCTGAGCTGGATCACCAAGCACGCCCGGCACACCCAGCACCTGAGCGTGCAGACCTCCTACCTGGCGCATGAGAGTGGACGGGTGCACACGCAGTTTGACTTTCACCCGAGCCCCGGAAACCACATCATCTG GTATGGGAGGAAGTGGATCCGGGTGGAGAGGACCAGAGAAAAGCAGATGGTGGATCTGAACACCGGAACCCCATGGGAGTCTGTCACCTTCACAGCGTTAGGCAGAGACAGACAAATCTTCTTTAATATCCTACAAGAAG CAAGAGAACTGGCcctgaagcaggaggaggggcGCACAGTGATGTACACGGCCATGGGAGCTGAGTGGAGGCCCTTTGGATTTCCTCGGCGCCGCCGGCCCCTGAGCTCCGTGGTGCTGGAGGCTGGTGTGGCTGAGAAGCTCGTGGACGATGTGAAGGACTTCATTGGAAGCCCCAAGTGGTATACAGACAGAG GCATCCCCTACAGAAGAGGATATCTGCTGTATGGACCCCCAGGATGTGGCAAGAGCAGCTTTAT CACGGCACTGGCTGGGGAGCTGGGCTACAGCATCTGTCTGATGAGTCTGAGTGACCGAACCCTGTCGGACGACCGGCTCAACCACCTGCTGAGCGTGGCCCCGCAGCAGAGCATCATTCTGCTGGAGGACGTGGACGCAGCCTTCGTCAGTCGGGACCTGATGCCTGCAGAGA ACCCTCTGGCCTTTCAGGGAATGGGACGACTGACCTTCAGTGGTCTGCTCAACTCTCTGGACGGAGTGGCTTCATCTGAGGCCAGAATAGTTTTTATGACCACCAACTTCATTGACAG GTTGGACGCAGCGCTGATCCGACCCGGCCGTGTGGATCTGAAGCAGTACATCGGCCACTGCACTCACTTCCAGCTCACCCAGATGTTCCGGCGCTTCTACCCACTGGAGCCGGCTTCTGAGGCCGAGCGGTTCGCAGAGCGAGCGCTGGCTGCCCACTCGGAGATCAGTGCTGCTCAGGTGCAAGGACACTTTCTGATGCACAAAGCAGACGCTGCAGGATCTATAGACAATGTTGGCCAGATCAAAGGATGA